One part of the Paracoccus sp. MBLB3053 genome encodes these proteins:
- a CDS encoding hemolysin family protein: MTNDRSPDTPVTADPASWADGVGGDGRDLPQSRGFLGRILGAFGGGEAEADVVHENDAGVNQPSKSSLGMVNLRRMRVDDVAIPKAEIVAVPVNSTLPELVEMFREHGFSRIPVFKGTLDSPLGLIHLKDLALKYGFGAVTPTRFALRPLLRPLLYVPPSMSIGVLLQQMQQKRIHMALVIDEYGGVDGLVTIEDLIEQVIGEIEDEHDEIEGGLLVLEKPGQWLVQARVPLEDVEAETGLHLALEDEEIDTLGGLIFMLTGRVPVRGEVIPHDSGVEFEIVDADPRRVKRVRLRQAKVQPATGKSVASATD; this comes from the coding sequence ATGACGAACGACCGAAGTCCCGACACCCCCGTTACCGCCGACCCGGCCTCATGGGCGGATGGCGTCGGTGGGGACGGGCGGGATCTTCCACAATCACGCGGCTTTCTCGGGCGGATCCTCGGGGCCTTCGGCGGCGGTGAGGCCGAGGCCGACGTGGTCCATGAAAACGATGCCGGCGTGAACCAGCCCAGCAAGTCTTCCCTTGGAATGGTCAACCTGCGGCGGATGCGCGTCGACGATGTGGCCATCCCAAAAGCCGAGATCGTGGCAGTGCCGGTCAACTCGACCTTGCCCGAACTGGTCGAGATGTTTCGCGAACACGGCTTTTCGCGGATTCCCGTCTTCAAGGGCACGCTCGACAGCCCCTTGGGTCTGATCCACCTGAAAGATCTTGCACTGAAATACGGTTTTGGCGCGGTGACGCCCACCCGTTTTGCGCTGCGTCCGCTGCTGCGCCCGTTGCTCTACGTTCCCCCTTCGATGTCGATTGGGGTGCTTTTGCAGCAGATGCAGCAAAAGCGCATCCATATGGCGCTGGTGATCGACGAATATGGGGGCGTGGACGGGCTCGTGACCATCGAAGACTTGATCGAACAGGTCATCGGCGAGATCGAGGACGAACACGACGAGATCGAGGGGGGGCTTCTGGTTCTGGAAAAGCCGGGACAATGGCTGGTTCAGGCCCGTGTCCCGCTGGAAGATGTTGAGGCCGAGACGGGGTTGCACCTCGCGCTGGAGGATGAGGAAATCGATACTCTGGGCGGGTTGATCTTCATGCTGACCGGGCGGGTCCCGGTGAGGGGCGAGGTCATTCCGCATGACAGCGGGGTCGAGTTCGAGATTGTCGATGCCGACCCGCGCCGCGTGAAGCGGGTTCGGCTGCGCCAGGCCAAGGTCCAGCCTGCGACAGGAAAAAGCGTGGCTTCGGCGACGGATTAA
- the ybeY gene encoding rRNA maturation RNase YbeY: MHEDFGLGDDSPGIVDLVIEDERWDDVDLLGMAERAALAVGEWLGLEHFQVVVMGCDDDRIAGLNAEFRDKPRPTNVLSWPAIEFDERAPGMVPNLPEIDELGDIAISFDTCWREAAAQGKPFADHATHLLVHAMLHLAGYDHIDDQDAETMEDAERSILGRLGIPDPYLEMET; this comes from the coding sequence ATGCATGAGGATTTCGGACTGGGCGATGACTCGCCTGGTATCGTCGACCTGGTGATCGAAGATGAGCGCTGGGATGATGTCGATCTGCTGGGAATGGCCGAGCGGGCGGCGCTGGCCGTCGGCGAATGGTTGGGACTGGAGCATTTTCAGGTCGTCGTCATGGGATGCGATGACGATCGCATTGCCGGGCTCAATGCCGAGTTCCGCGACAAGCCACGCCCGACAAACGTGCTGAGCTGGCCTGCGATTGAATTCGACGAAAGGGCACCGGGAATGGTGCCCAATCTGCCAGAAATCGATGAACTTGGCGACATCGCGATATCCTTCGATACGTGCTGGCGCGAGGCGGCCGCTCAGGGCAAGCCATTTGCCGATCACGCGACACATCTGCTAGTTCATGCCATGCTGCATCTTGCGGGCTACGATCATATCGACGATCAGGATGCGGAAACCATGGAAGATGCCGAACGCTCCATTCTTGGCAGGCTGGGCATCCCCGACCCCTATCTGGAAATGGAAACATGA
- a CDS encoding PhoH family protein, which yields MGLSPTAPANTSAGETLLEFHDNRLLIDLCGPHDRHLARIEEALKVHILRRGNLLSVVGPADAQAEAAQVLRGLYARLEQGRHVELPEVEAALRMGVEQTQEPLSPAEQLEMFQTGHVELRTRKKTVEPRTEAQKEYVRSLFANELAFGIGPAGTGKTYLAVAVGVTMLIGGHVDRIILSRPAVEAGERLGFLPGDMKEKVDPYMQPLYDALNDFLPSKQMQKLMEEKRIEIAPLAFMRGRTLSNSFVVLDEAQNATTMQMKMFLTRLGEGSRMVITGDRTQIDLPRGVHSGLVEAEKILKDVKGISFSYFTAKDVVRHPLVARIIEAYDTDAEAALARGERVDERGQRIPRREPRYVATAGEQSDA from the coding sequence TTGGGTCTTTCCCCGACTGCCCCCGCGAACACCTCCGCTGGCGAAACCCTGCTGGAATTCCACGACAACAGGCTGCTGATCGATCTTTGCGGCCCCCATGATCGCCATCTGGCGCGAATCGAGGAGGCGCTCAAGGTCCATATCCTGCGACGCGGCAACCTTCTTTCGGTTGTCGGCCCTGCCGATGCTCAGGCCGAGGCGGCGCAGGTGCTGCGCGGGCTTTATGCCAGGCTCGAGCAAGGACGTCATGTCGAACTCCCTGAGGTCGAGGCTGCCTTGCGGATGGGCGTCGAACAGACGCAAGAACCCCTGAGCCCCGCCGAGCAGCTCGAGATGTTTCAGACCGGCCATGTCGAATTGCGCACGCGCAAGAAGACGGTCGAACCCAGGACGGAAGCGCAGAAGGAATACGTGCGCAGCCTTTTCGCGAATGAACTCGCCTTCGGGATCGGTCCGGCGGGGACGGGCAAGACCTATCTGGCCGTGGCGGTTGGCGTCACCATGCTGATTGGCGGCCATGTCGATCGCATCATCCTGTCGCGGCCCGCCGTCGAGGCGGGCGAACGTCTGGGATTTCTGCCCGGCGACATGAAGGAGAAGGTCGATCCCTACATGCAGCCGCTTTATGATGCGCTGAACGACTTCCTGCCGTCGAAGCAGATGCAGAAGCTGATGGAGGAAAAGCGCATCGAGATCGCCCCGCTGGCCTTCATGCGCGGCCGGACGCTCTCGAACAGCTTCGTGGTTCTCGACGAGGCGCAGAACGCCACGACGATGCAGATGAAGATGTTCCTGACGCGTCTGGGCGAAGGATCGCGCATGGTCATCACCGGTGACCGGACCCAGATCGACCTTCCGCGCGGCGTTCATTCCGGCCTGGTCGAGGCGGAAAAGATCCTGAAGGACGTGAAGGGCATCAGCTTCAGCTATTTCACCGCCAAGGATGTCGTGCGCCATCCGCTGGTCGCGAGGATCATCGAGGCCTATGATACCGATGCCGAGGCGGCGCTGGCCCGTGGCGAACGCGTGGACGAGCGCGGGCAGCGCATTCCTCGCCGTGAGCCGCGCTACGTCGCCACTGCCGGAGAACAGAGCGATGCATGA
- a CDS encoding ABC transporter ATP-binding protein: MIEVRGLTKSFGGKRVLDGVDLDLTEGESLVVIGGSGTGKSVLLRCILGLETPDAGRILWRGKPLSSQRAEFLDGFGMLFQNAALFDSLPIWRNVAFRLLPRLGRKRARALAIEKLARVGLAAEVADLFPAELSGGMRKRAGLARAIAADPKVIFFDEPTTGLDPIRAAAINALIRDIVDETGASAITITHDMTSVRSIGDRVALLDRGQVRWQGDVSQMEHAQDDYLQDFISGRARPMGSQPQG, from the coding sequence ATGATCGAAGTGCGCGGCCTGACCAAGAGCTTTGGTGGAAAGCGGGTGCTGGACGGGGTCGACCTGGATCTTACCGAAGGCGAAAGCCTTGTCGTGATCGGGGGATCGGGCACGGGCAAGTCGGTGCTGCTGCGCTGCATCCTTGGATTGGAGACGCCCGATGCAGGTCGGATTCTTTGGCGAGGCAAGCCGCTTTCGAGTCAGCGAGCCGAATTTCTCGATGGGTTCGGCATGCTTTTCCAGAATGCCGCGCTGTTCGACAGCCTTCCGATCTGGCGAAACGTGGCGTTCCGGCTTCTGCCGAGGCTGGGTAGGAAAAGGGCACGCGCCCTTGCGATCGAAAAGCTTGCCCGCGTGGGCTTGGCTGCGGAAGTAGCCGACTTGTTCCCGGCGGAGCTATCTGGAGGCATGCGCAAGCGTGCGGGTCTTGCCCGCGCCATCGCCGCCGATCCGAAGGTGATTTTCTTCGACGAGCCGACGACAGGACTTGATCCGATCCGCGCGGCGGCGATCAACGCGTTGATCCGTGACATCGTCGATGAAACCGGAGCCAGTGCGATCACGATCACCCATGACATGACATCGGTGCGCAGCATCGGCGACCGTGTGGCGCTTCTGGACCGGGGCCAGGTCCGGTGGCAGGGCGACGTGTCGCAGATGGAACACGCGCAAGACGATTATCTTCAGGATTTCATTTCGGGCCGAGCGCGGCCCATGGGGTCGCAGCCGCAAGGGTGA
- a CDS encoding MlaE family ABC transporter permease: protein MNPFRLTGRAAIALTRITGRVAIFAGRGLGRVAAHPTELARQMLHIGWLSLPVVGLTALFTGAALALQIHSGGARFQASDVVPAIVAIGMARELGPVLGGLMVAARVASAIAAELGTMRVTEQIDALVTLSTDPIGWLVSPRLWAAILCLPVLVGVGDVIGIMGGWLIGVNALGFNSATYISNSWAYLESWDVVSGLLKGVFFGFVVALSGCWFGMTAGNGAAGVGRATTNAVVAASVGILAVNFVLTGLFFR, encoded by the coding sequence GTGAACCCATTTCGACTGACCGGAAGGGCGGCGATCGCGTTGACCCGGATCACTGGCCGGGTGGCGATCTTCGCGGGGCGGGGGCTGGGGCGCGTTGCGGCGCATCCGACCGAGCTGGCCCGGCAGATGCTGCATATCGGCTGGCTGTCTTTGCCGGTCGTCGGGCTGACGGCGCTTTTCACCGGGGCAGCGCTGGCGCTTCAGATCCATTCCGGGGGCGCGCGCTTTCAAGCTTCGGACGTGGTGCCGGCGATTGTTGCCATCGGCATGGCCCGCGAATTGGGCCCCGTATTGGGGGGCTTGATGGTTGCCGCCCGAGTGGCCAGCGCCATTGCAGCCGAACTTGGCACGATGCGGGTGACGGAACAGATCGATGCGCTGGTCACCTTGTCGACCGACCCGATCGGTTGGCTTGTCTCGCCCCGTCTCTGGGCCGCGATCCTGTGCCTGCCGGTGCTGGTCGGGGTCGGGGATGTGATCGGCATCATGGGGGGCTGGCTCATCGGTGTGAATGCGCTTGGCTTCAACTCGGCGACCTATATTTCGAACAGCTGGGCCTATCTGGAAAGCTGGGACGTGGTGTCGGGCCTTCTCAAGGGGGTGTTCTTCGGATTTGTCGTCGCGCTTTCGGGTTGCTGGTTCGGCATGACGGCAGGGAATGGGGCGGCCGGCGTCGGACGGGCTACCACCAATGCGGTTGTGGCCGCTTCGGTCGGTATCCTCGCGGTGAACTTCGTCCTGACGGGGCTGTTTTTCCGATGA
- the alr gene encoding alanine racemase — MGLIIDIPAIQANWKALADRAPEARAGAVVKADAYGLGAERVAPALYAAGARDFFVALASEGRVIRPHLPEDAQIFVLSGHMDGEDLTGLIPLLNSPEQFFRDRALRPRGPFGLQLDSGMNRLGLEPGEWAAIRSEALAGGPRLVMSHLACADEPEHEANGSQLAAFRAMTEGVDAPRSLAATGGILLGPDFHFDLVRPGVGLYGGLPFADARPVVTLSLPIIQTRDVKPGESVGYGYSWTAQRPSRVATVAAGYADGLARALARQGELKLWSGDRACPVIGRISMDLITVDVTDLPDVPAELAILNAHQGVDAVADLSGTIGYEILTSLGRRYKRTYL; from the coding sequence ATGGGACTCATCATCGATATTCCGGCCATTCAGGCCAATTGGAAAGCCCTTGCAGATCGTGCCCCCGAGGCGCGAGCGGGGGCGGTCGTCAAGGCCGACGCATATGGCCTTGGGGCCGAGCGGGTCGCGCCCGCGCTTTATGCGGCGGGGGCGCGCGATTTCTTCGTGGCACTGGCCTCGGAGGGGCGTGTGATCCGCCCCCATCTGCCCGAAGACGCGCAGATTTTCGTTCTTTCCGGGCACATGGACGGCGAGGATCTGACTGGTCTGATCCCGCTTCTGAATAGCCCCGAGCAGTTCTTTCGTGACCGCGCCCTTCGGCCCCGTGGCCCCTTCGGACTACAACTCGACAGTGGCATGAACCGGCTCGGGCTTGAGCCGGGGGAGTGGGCTGCCATCCGAAGCGAGGCGCTTGCCGGCGGGCCCAGGCTCGTCATGTCCCATCTTGCCTGCGCGGATGAGCCGGAGCACGAGGCAAATGGCAGCCAGCTTGCCGCTTTCCGCGCGATGACCGAAGGTGTTGACGCGCCGCGCTCGCTTGCGGCGACCGGGGGTATCCTGCTGGGACCGGATTTCCATTTCGATCTGGTGCGCCCAGGCGTCGGGCTTTATGGCGGCCTGCCATTCGCCGATGCGCGTCCCGTCGTCACCTTGTCCCTGCCGATCATCCAGACCCGCGACGTGAAGCCCGGTGAGTCGGTCGGCTACGGTTATAGCTGGACCGCGCAGCGCCCGTCGCGCGTCGCGACGGTTGCCGCAGGATATGCCGACGGTCTTGCCCGCGCCCTTGCACGCCAGGGCGAGCTGAAGCTTTGGTCCGGCGATCGCGCCTGCCCGGTGATCGGGCGGATCTCGATGGATCTGATAACGGTCGATGTCACCGACCTGCCGGACGTTCCTGCAGAGCTTGCAATCCTGAACGCACATCAGGGTGTGGATGCCGTCGCCGATCTTTCGGGAACCATCGGATACGAGATCCTGACCTCTCTGGGACGGCGCTACAAGCGGACCTATCTGTGA
- a CDS encoding acyl-CoA carboxylase subunit beta has product MKDILDELEARRRDARLGGGQRRIDAQHARGKLTARERLELLLDEGSFEEFDMFVRHRSTDFGMENDRPYGDGVVTGWGTINGRMVYVFSQDFTVFGGSLSETHAQKICKIMDMAMQNGAPVIGLNDSGGARIQEGVASLAGYADVFQRNVLASGVVPQISVIMGPCAGGAVYSPAMTDFIFMVKDTSYMFVTGPDVVKTVTNEVVTAEQLGGASTHTKKSSVADGAFENDVEAMSEIRRLVDFLPLNNREKAPTRPFFDEPSRVESSLDTLVPDNPNQPYDMKELILKIADEGDFYEIQKDFAANIITGFIRLEGQTVGVVANQPMVLAGCLDIDSSRKAARFVRFCDAFEIPILTFVDVPGFLPGTGQEYGGVIKHGAKLLFAYGEATVPKVTVITRKAYGGAYDVMASKHLRGDFNYAWPTAEIAVMGAKGAVEILYRSELRDAEKIAARTKDYEDRFANPFVAAEKGFIDEVIQPRSTRRRVARAFASLRGKKLTNPWKKHDNIPL; this is encoded by the coding sequence ATGAAGGATATTCTCGACGAACTGGAAGCTCGGCGGCGCGATGCCCGGCTTGGCGGCGGACAACGACGGATCGACGCGCAGCATGCCCGCGGCAAGCTCACCGCGCGCGAAAGGCTAGAACTGCTGCTGGATGAGGGCTCCTTCGAGGAGTTCGACATGTTCGTCCGCCACCGCTCGACCGATTTCGGCATGGAGAACGACCGTCCCTATGGCGACGGGGTGGTGACCGGCTGGGGCACGATCAATGGCCGGATGGTCTATGTCTTCTCGCAGGACTTCACCGTTTTCGGCGGCTCCCTGTCTGAAACCCACGCGCAGAAGATCTGCAAGATCATGGATATGGCGATGCAGAACGGCGCGCCGGTAATCGGGCTGAACGATTCGGGCGGCGCGCGCATCCAGGAAGGGGTCGCCTCGCTCGCGGGTTATGCCGATGTCTTCCAGCGCAATGTTCTGGCCTCGGGCGTGGTGCCGCAGATTTCCGTCATCATGGGCCCCTGTGCGGGCGGCGCGGTCTATTCACCCGCTATGACCGATTTCATCTTCATGGTGAAGGATACGAGCTACATGTTCGTGACCGGCCCCGACGTCGTCAAAACCGTGACGAATGAGGTCGTGACCGCCGAGCAGCTTGGCGGCGCCTCGACCCATACGAAAAAAAGTTCGGTCGCCGATGGCGCATTCGAAAATGATGTCGAAGCCATGAGCGAGATCCGCCGTCTGGTGGATTTCCTTCCGCTGAACAATCGTGAAAAGGCCCCGACCCGCCCGTTCTTCGATGAGCCGTCGCGGGTCGAATCCAGCCTGGATACGCTGGTTCCCGACAACCCGAACCAGCCCTACGACATGAAGGAACTGATCCTGAAGATCGCGGATGAAGGCGATTTCTACGAGATCCAGAAGGACTTCGCCGCGAATATCATCACCGGCTTCATCCGCCTGGAAGGGCAGACGGTGGGCGTCGTGGCCAATCAGCCCATGGTCCTGGCCGGTTGCCTTGATATCGACAGCTCGCGCAAGGCGGCACGCTTCGTGCGGTTTTGCGATGCGTTCGAAATTCCGATCCTGACATTCGTTGACGTTCCAGGCTTCCTGCCCGGGACCGGCCAGGAATATGGCGGTGTCATCAAGCACGGCGCGAAGCTGCTCTTTGCCTATGGCGAGGCGACGGTGCCGAAGGTCACCGTCATCACGCGCAAGGCCTATGGTGGCGCCTATGACGTCATGGCCTCGAAACACCTGCGCGGCGATTTCAACTATGCCTGGCCCACCGCCGAGATCGCGGTCATGGGGGCAAAAGGCGCGGTCGAGATTCTCTATCGCAGCGAATTGCGCGACGCCGAAAAGATCGCCGCCCGCACCAAGGATTACGAAGACCGCTTCGCGAACCCTTTCGTGGCCGCCGAAAAGGGTTTCATCGACGAGGTTATCCAGCCACGCTCGACCCGCCGTCGGGTGGCCCGCGCCTTTGCCAGCCTGCGCGGCAAGAAGCTGACCAATCCGTGGAAGAAACACGACAACATCCCGTTGTAA
- a CDS encoding DUF6497 family protein, whose product MSRTTSICATLAALALPAGVEASDARENLITLPSGAEVRWLETLHDSSGGLGLTYRFRFLMPDLASRVPSTTGSATEPDVEQDRGPIEIDTETSEVEGMEPSYDGEYIDEAAIDIEHLEAATEDTTDAAEEAADEMIEEPALPAAPDVLMQDPVHDDVVWLCENWVLPRIASPAPRPRQIIISIADKDIPFGSYDPDVLQLFEAFRLPADRDQCEWEPW is encoded by the coding sequence ATGTCCCGCACCACAAGCATCTGTGCAACGCTTGCCGCCCTTGCCCTTCCGGCCGGGGTCGAAGCCAGTGACGCGCGGGAAAATCTCATCACCCTGCCCTCGGGTGCCGAGGTGCGCTGGCTCGAGACGCTGCATGACAGTTCGGGCGGACTCGGCCTGACATACCGGTTCCGCTTCCTCATGCCCGACCTGGCGAGCCGCGTTCCCTCGACCACGGGATCGGCAACGGAACCCGATGTCGAGCAAGATCGCGGCCCCATCGAAATCGATACGGAAACCTCCGAGGTCGAGGGCATGGAGCCATCCTATGACGGCGAATATATCGACGAGGCCGCGATCGATATCGAACACCTTGAGGCGGCGACCGAGGATACGACCGATGCCGCGGAAGAGGCTGCGGATGAAATGATCGAGGAGCCCGCACTGCCAGCGGCGCCCGACGTGCTGATGCAGGACCCGGTTCATGACGATGTCGTGTGGTTGTGCGAAAACTGGGTCCTGCCCCGGATCGCAAGCCCCGCCCCGCGGCCACGGCAGATCATTATCAGCATCGCCGACAAGGACATTCCGTTCGGATCATATGATCCTGATGTCCTTCAACTTTTCGAAGCCTTTCGTTTGCCAGCCGATCGCGATCAATGCGAATGGGAGCCGTGGTGA
- a CDS encoding acetyl/propionyl/methylcrotonyl-CoA carboxylase subunit alpha — protein sequence MFEKILIANRGEIACRVIKTARKMGIKTVAVYSDADRNALHVKMADEAVHIGPSPANQSYIVIDKIMDAIRQTGAQAVHPGYGFLSENMKFAKALEDEGVAFVGPPSPAIEAMGDKITSKKIAQDAGVSTVPGYMGLIADADEAVTISKQIGFPVMIKASAGGGGKGMRIAWNEQEAREGFESSKNEAANSFGDDRIFIEKFVTQPRHIEIQVLADQHGNCVYLHERECSIQRRNQKVIEEAPSPFLDEATRQAMGEQACALARAVGYTSAGTVEFIVDAEKNFYFLEMNTRLQVEHPVTELITGVDLVEQMIRVAGGEPLSFAQQDLRINGWAIESRLYAEDPYRNFLPSIGRLTRYRPPAEIADQSHVVRNDTGVFEGGEISMYYDPMIAKLCTWAPTRLGAIEQMRLALDEFEVEGIGHNLPFLSAVMDHPKFVSGDISTAFIAQEYPEGFTGASLPDVEIARIAASAAAMHRVAEIRRTRISGRLDNHERHVGEHWVVTLAGQEIPVRITADRQGSNVELLDRRLRVESDWLPGQSLARLSVDGEPLVMKVDRIPSGFRLRVRGADLKTHVRRPRAAELARLMPEKLPPDTSKFLLCPMPGLVVKVNVTAGDEVQEGQALATVEAMKMENILRAERKSVVKSVSAAPGESLKVDDVIMEFE from the coding sequence ATGTTTGAGAAAATCCTGATCGCGAACCGGGGCGAAATCGCCTGCCGGGTCATCAAGACCGCCCGCAAGATGGGGATCAAGACCGTCGCGGTCTATTCCGATGCCGACCGGAATGCGCTGCATGTGAAGATGGCAGACGAGGCTGTCCATATCGGCCCGTCCCCGGCGAACCAGTCCTATATCGTCATCGACAAGATCATGGACGCGATCCGCCAGACCGGCGCTCAGGCCGTTCATCCGGGATACGGATTCCTTTCCGAGAACATGAAGTTCGCCAAAGCCCTCGAAGACGAAGGCGTGGCCTTTGTCGGCCCGCCTTCGCCCGCGATCGAGGCTATGGGGGACAAGATCACCTCGAAGAAGATCGCGCAGGACGCGGGCGTCTCGACAGTTCCCGGATATATGGGCCTCATCGCCGATGCAGACGAGGCCGTCACGATCTCGAAGCAGATCGGTTTTCCGGTGATGATCAAGGCCAGCGCGGGCGGCGGCGGCAAGGGCATGCGCATCGCCTGGAACGAACAGGAAGCGCGCGAGGGTTTCGAATCCTCGAAGAACGAGGCCGCAAACAGCTTTGGCGACGACCGCATCTTCATCGAAAAATTCGTCACCCAGCCGCGCCATATCGAGATCCAGGTCCTGGCCGACCAGCATGGCAATTGCGTCTACCTGCACGAGCGCGAATGTTCGATCCAGCGCCGCAACCAGAAAGTCATCGAAGAGGCCCCTTCGCCTTTCCTGGATGAGGCGACCCGCCAGGCCATGGGCGAGCAGGCCTGTGCCCTGGCCCGAGCGGTTGGATATACCAGCGCCGGAACGGTCGAATTCATCGTCGATGCAGAAAAGAATTTCTATTTCCTCGAGATGAACACCCGCCTGCAGGTCGAACATCCGGTGACCGAACTCATCACCGGCGTCGACCTCGTCGAGCAGATGATCCGCGTGGCCGGGGGTGAGCCCCTGTCCTTTGCGCAGCAGGATCTCAGGATCAACGGCTGGGCAATCGAAAGCCGCCTTTATGCCGAAGACCCCTATCGCAACTTCCTGCCCTCCATCGGTCGGCTGACCCGCTATAGACCGCCAGCCGAGATCGCCGACCAGAGCCATGTCGTGCGCAACGATACCGGCGTCTTCGAAGGCGGCGAGATCAGCATGTATTACGATCCGATGATCGCCAAGCTCTGCACCTGGGCGCCGACACGGCTCGGGGCGATCGAACAGATGCGCCTTGCCCTTGATGAATTCGAGGTCGAAGGCATCGGACACAACCTGCCCTTCCTTTCGGCGGTGATGGATCACCCGAAATTCGTGTCAGGTGACATCTCGACCGCGTTCATCGCGCAGGAATATCCCGAGGGCTTCACGGGGGCCTCTCTGCCGGACGTCGAGATCGCCCGCATTGCGGCATCTGCTGCGGCGATGCATCGCGTGGCCGAGATCCGTCGCACCCGCATTTCGGGGCGGCTCGACAATCACGAGCGCCATGTCGGAGAGCACTGGGTCGTGACGCTTGCCGGTCAGGAGATCCCGGTCCGCATCACCGCCGACCGGCAAGGCTCGAATGTCGAACTGCTCGACCGCAGGCTGCGTGTCGAAAGCGATTGGCTGCCCGGGCAGTCACTTGCCCGGCTGTCGGTCGACGGCGAACCCCTGGTGATGAAGGTGGATCGCATCCCCTCGGGTTTCCGCCTTCGGGTGCGCGGTGCGGATCTCAAGACCCATGTGCGGCGACCGCGCGCGGCGGAACTCGCCCGGCTCATGCCCGAGAAGCTTCCGCCCGACACTTCGAAATTCCTGCTTTGCCCGATGCCCGGTCTGGTGGTGAAGGTCAATGTCACGGCAGGCGATGAGGTGCAGGAAGGCCAGGCGCTCGCCACTGTCGAGGCAATGAAGATGGAAAACATCTTGCGCGCCGAAAGGAAGTCCGTCGTGAAATCCGTCAGCGCCGCGCCGGGTGAAAGCCTGAAGGTCGATGACGTGATCATGGAATTCGAGTGA
- a CDS encoding DUF4174 domain-containing protein translates to MKLKRLIFLAMVPLVAAMGERPDPEADGHQPYVRGEVPAARESAAERSRRASDELRILEATEVDPEEFMWQARPVVIFADTAADPSFVEQVAALQRDSVPMNARDVVVITDTDPAAGSVWRRRLRPEGFSLVLMDKDGQVKQRKPVPWSVREISRAIDKFPLRLQETGRTGVGR, encoded by the coding sequence ATGAAACTGAAACGGTTGATTTTTCTTGCGATGGTGCCGCTGGTGGCGGCGATGGGCGAGCGGCCCGATCCCGAAGCGGACGGCCACCAGCCATATGTGCGCGGTGAAGTTCCTGCCGCGCGAGAAAGCGCGGCGGAGCGAAGCCGCCGCGCTTCGGACGAGTTGCGCATCCTTGAGGCGACGGAAGTCGACCCCGAGGAATTCATGTGGCAGGCCCGGCCTGTCGTCATCTTTGCCGATACGGCTGCCGATCCGTCATTCGTCGAGCAGGTCGCGGCCCTGCAACGCGATTCCGTGCCGATGAATGCGCGCGATGTCGTGGTCATCACGGATACCGATCCCGCGGCGGGAAGCGTCTGGCGGCGACGTCTGCGGCCCGAAGGGTTTTCGCTGGTCCTGATGGACAAGGACGGGCAGGTGAAGCAGCGCAAGCCAGTGCCCTGGTCGGTGCGAGAGATTTCGCGCGCGATCGACAAGTTTCCCCTGCGTCTGCAGGAAACCGGCCGCACCGGTGTTGGCCGGTAG